The genomic window GAAACTGAAAAGATCTTGCTTGAATCGAGGTGTGTGAAATACTGTTCTAAGAACATGATTCACCCCCTACATGCGGATCTTCGGTGATCTCGTTCCTAAACTACAATGATCCGATTCAGTTCAATCCTCCTCTCACGAGTACGATCATTGGAGAGACTGATCCAGGAGATATCCTTCAGATATCCAGaaaaaaagtagaagaaagaaaaaggtaGTCTCTGTCTCAGAATGAAATAGAGAGAAACAGTAACACAAAAAGAGATCGAGAATTTTTTTATTGTCTTTTAAACAGCCAGATCTAGAGCCTATTTATAGACTTTATCCAGATTATCGAAGAGGCACCGTGGTTCGAAAGAGGTACGATACTACAGAAATATTATATTTCTTTGAAAACCAACGTTCTCTTTCGAAGAGTTGTTtctctttgaaaaaaatcattaagtttaaaaataaaattttaataattttaaataactaaaatttatgagataaaaaaatttaaatctttttatttatttcttaaaataaaCTCTAACATCTTTACCTTAATCATAAATACTATCTATGCTGCTATTTAATCAAAACTTTGAGCCATTCATGTAGTGATATCAAGCAATAACAAACTCTACTCCCATCTTTTATGTTTGAGATCACCCTATCACTCTATAAATGTGCTAGACATGCCGAGTTCTAACACTAGATTAGCCAAATTACTTTCCTTTTTCTTAATCCCTCTGTACCTACGTGTATGGGTAAGAAAAGAGAGAACATATTGGGTATGCTTGGTTCGCGAatggaataaaaattgaaatCGCAATTGAAATTGGAATTGATCAAAAAATGAATTGGAATAGCCATATCTTCTAATGTGTTTAGTTTGTGGTCAGAATCGAATTAAAAGTTGAATATTAGAAGAGAATAATAATTAGGTTTTGATAGATTGGGACATTCCTATTTCTTCGAAAATAAGAATAGAAATTGAGTGTCTTTCAATCAAAGAGCTGAAACGAGAATCACTTGTATCCATCTCATTTCAAAGTCCAACTCTCTCCAATCAAATACCTtcatattgcatgcaccaggcaCAATTGGACCGTGTTAAATCCCGCAGTAGACAATTGGACCGTGTTAAATCCCGCAGTAGACAACACGCCATGCTACCTTTTATATTTCACCAATTTTTGATTGCATGCCATCCACCAAGCAAATGCTCTAGGATTTACCCTGATTCACTTGCACCTTGtgtatgcaataatttctccaaaCAAACAATCCCATTATATCATTTAAAATTGGTTTGTTTAACTTTCGAGCACGGAACCACCGGAAAATTGTAAAGTCTATGCTACTCCCTCCCaggttttacccaaaaaaaaaaaaaaaaaatcccctccCAGTTTAGTTCATCCTACTCGAATAAAATACCTCTTTTGTCCCTTTAAAATGCACTATTCCACCAAATTCTAAAAGCAGTTAAATATCATGATAACCTGCAGCATAGTTACTGCGAACCTATATGGTCGTATTTATGATTTATCTCGTCTAGTAGCCTATGCTATAGTTGACGTATGTTCCTCTGTAGCTTCTTTCCATTACCACGTTTATCTTGCCCAGAACCTCTACCATAGTTAATGCATTTATGTAGCCTATTTCTCTTAGGCATTtaccacacacacacatacacacacactcacacacgcacgcacacacacacacacacatatatatatatatatattagaacatTTTGGATGCTCTCTACCACCTGAGTCATGTCCTATGGATTAGCTTGGATATTATCTGCCTCCTATTTTGAGTTAATCCTTGATGGCAGATTAGAGCTGAGCTGCATTTGATCTTAAGTTATCCCTGGTCATTCTCATATCCTAAGTTCCTAGGATCTTGCTACTCTGGAGCTTGTTTCCAAATTACTAACAGTACATAGCCACTTTGATCCTAGAATAAGTAGGTAATATCTAGTGCCATATTGGATACTTGAAGTTGTGTCTATTCTTCAGTCATGCTTGCACATTTTTTGTCTTCCTAAGCTGTGATTTTTGTAATTACCTTCTGTAAACAGCTTCGAAATAAACATGTTTATCGGAATGTTCAACATTGCTTTTTTCTGCCTTTTTTCTTACAATCCCAGCGAAGATGACGACTTAATTTGGAAGTTTGGCCGATCAATTTAACAAGCATAAATCTATCAAGTTCTTCTTTGATTTCATTATGTCTCTATTATTACTCCTGCCCCATCTATATCCTGTGCATCACATGTGCCCCAACTATAGTATTAAGGGTAAAGGGAATGGATGAATAAAGCTGCTTGGCTCAGGCTCTGCTAGCATGTGAGGAGGTAAGCTTTTACTGTGATGAATACCACCAGATTTGGTGTAACTAAGTTAAATTGGGATGGGTTGGTCACAGAGCTGATTTCGGACTTTTATTGGAGAATGGAAGGTTGCATTAGTAGGTCACTTGTATTTGCTTCTCTTTTGTATAACCAGCCAAGCTTCATGGTACTTGAGAAGGAACTAATAAGGTGATCCTATATTTGGATCTCTCCTTTATCTGGATTGAAGGAAATTAATTTATATGATGATTGCCTGGTTAAAAGACATTCAGTCAAAGATACATGGACATTATATCTTCAGTCAAAGACATAATGTCCATGTATCTTTGAATGTCTTTTAAGGTGGCAATCATGGTATAAGATATATGGACattatcttttcaaaaaaaaaaaaagttatacgGGACAATGTGGAATAGTTTGAGACTCAAAATCTATCGTACATATCATAAAGTGAATCAATTTGCAGACTTTCTAGCATCAAGCATTCAGAAATAAAGGATTTATGTGTTGGCTCAATGACTTCTCTCAATAACTTTCAGAGTTGGTTAATCTAGTAGTATCTTTTCTAGATAtcaacaaaaaatttttcttgtgagaaaaaaaatctcACTTAAACAATCATATAATGGATGCCGGCAGCCTTGAGATGCATCCTAATTCTTTCATCTATCTATTTTTTGTCGAGGCCTCCAACAAGAATCTGAAGACTATTTTTGTTTCACATACTTGGCTGGTCATACAATGAAACCAACAACCAGGAAGTTATTTTATCCTCACCATCCTTTTGCGAGCACAACAGACCAATAACTGATATTACCGGAGGGCAACATGGTTTTCAATTAGAGAGAGTTTAGATTACTGCAATATGTGACATGAGTGCCATCTCACCATAAGAGAAATCTAACCCTCCAAGAACACAGAATTTTCAGGTTCACAATATGTGATGACCCATACAGATTCCATCTTTATCACATCTCTATGCAGGAGGATGCAATATGTAATTCTCTAATAGCATACTTGCATATCTGTGCCAATTTGTGTTAGAAATATGTGAGCTCAGGTTCAAAACTGATtaatttttaggcttaattaaaggGTGCTACCCCGGATCCATGCTTATATTCTCCATATGATATGAGAATTTATTCTCTATATGAAAACAGCTCTCCACACATGCGGGTAAGGCTATGTACATCTGACCTCCCAGATCCTGCAATGGTAGGAGCTCTGTGCACAGGCGGTCCTTTTTACTTATTGATAATGATTAGTACTTAAAATCTTTCCAATCTTATTCTATAGAGTGTACTGATGAATTCAGAATGTAATAATTTAAGAATCTAAAGATAGAAAGAAAAGCCATAATTTGGGAATGGAATGCAATACTTTGGGGGAATACAATACTATTGATGCATTTCCATCTtacaaaaataatcaaattgaTTACAGTGGCACAAACTGTAAGAtttataataaaagaaaataactcTTCAGGCAGATTATGAGAGGACATGTACCATTAGATACATCACATTGTTTTAGCCACACAGTGATGGCAACTTGAAGGAAAAAAAGGAAGATGGCAAGCGTCCTGTCCTTCTAATATAGTCTGCTCTCTCGGATGTTCTAGCAGCTCTCTCATTCAGTTTGGCCTCTGCACTAGCACGCTTCTCTTCTGCTATTCTTCGTGTTGCGGCCAACTTGTTTGCCAGTTTTTCTTGTGCCCGAGATTTCATCCTCTCAGCCTTCAGCTAGGAGCCACAGAAAGTGTGGTTAATATTAGCTTTTGGTCCAGAAACAGAGGTCATAACATATGATACCAAGCAAATATTGTAAGATGATCTGTTGTTCACTTCAAAAAGAACAGCCTACCTTATCATTTGATAAAGCAGATAGGTGAAGGCGATTAAGTGCTTTCCTTTATTTGCTTTAGCGTTTAATTTGTTATGTAACTTATAACAGGAGTGACTTCCAAAGGAAAACGAGAAAGAAAATTTGACATGCACTAATTGCCAAATGGAATATTAAGAAAGGGAATAGCAAAACAATAGTTAAAATGCTAGAAAAAGAAACTTGACTGGCAACACTAAAAACCATTGTCATGGTGTGAGATTACATTCTAATTTTCTGCTCCATGTGCCGGCCCGCAGCCATTCTGCACAAACATCATGAATTATATCCAGGAGAAAAACAAGTGTATATGTAATTGGAACTTGATGGAGGTAGTGCGCAGAATGATGATTTTATGTGATAAGAAACATAACAAAATGCAATATCACTTGATTTATGTCATGTACTACTCATTTGCTTATATTAGTTGCTAATCATATAGCCAGAGgtttaactctctctctctctctctctgctgtTATGATTTGCTTATTCATAATAAAGTACATTATTCAAGAATCTCAAACTCTGGATAATCTTCTGAGAATTTGAATGTCTCCCTAGTACTTCAGGACTGCATTATTCTGCAGGAGCTTGGAAATCATGGTCGAATCAATAGATTAGATAAGTCAGCATAATCAAGAAAATGAGTCCTGAAGATCAAACTTGGGCTGCTGATATGGTGACTTATGTTCTTGTCCTACTTTATTCTTGTTGGCTGCATAGTATTTGTActcaataaaaagaaaaatatgcttGTTGTTTGTATGCAGTATATGGGCACCAGGACTGTTTAAAGTCTTCAAAACCATGTTCAAGTTACCACGTCGCTTCGCAATTGCCACATTGAGGTGATTATATGAGATTCTAATAAGAAGGTCAACAATGATTGTTATGACTAGAAGGTGATAATATAAGAAAAGAATGCACCTAGCAACACTAGCCAGATTGTTTTAGTGTCAGACAGGGGGACCACAAATTTTGTTCATTAATTAAGAAGTTATCTGTTGTTCTTTCAGCTACTTGAAAGGATAGCCTTTTGCAGCTACTTGCAAACAATTGAAATAATTGTCTGTCTCCAATAGCATACCTTTTGCAGGACAAATTTATATTACCAGTTATAGCTGTCTTTGGATGTCCGATATACAGTATTGAATGGAACTTCTACCAGCAGGATATATTACATGATAATAAGAAACCAAGTCAATAACAGTAATAGACACAAAAAGGCTATTATTTAGTACCTCCATCCTCCTTATCTCCATTTcagcttttcttttctcatgattCTCCCATGCCTGTATCTTCACTTCTTCACGCTTGTATCTGAAAACACAAAGCCTAGATGTCTAGTGCAATTGTGGTGTAATTCCAATCACATATTGCAATTTTGTAATTTTGTACTAAACCTTTGGACATCAGCTGTCGATGTTGTCTAATGTTAAAAAAATTGATCCACAGAAAACAGAAGAGAACAATAGAAATGCTAATTTGCTATAACAGATATCCAGAGAATGGTCCATTCACCTGCATTTTAACCATGCAACATACAACATATGTTTCAGCAGCGAAGGTTTCCAAGGATCATCTGCTTTCATGAGTGATTTTTCAGAGATCTATAGCTAACTTCTTTAAAATGACATGGGACACATTAGTGGTATCCTCGAAAGAGCATTACATCTTACTAGCCATTTTAACTCCTTTCACCCTATTGTATACTCCAGACTAAAAGATTTACTAATTTGTCCATCTCATCTTTTATAATACATATGGAACATCATCAAGGATTTTTCCCAAGACCCTCATATGACACAAGCAGGGGAAAGCACCATAAGGTGATGCTTCAGACTGAAAAGTTATTACACACCAATATTTAACTTAAATCTAGAGGAAGGCTTGAGTGTTGAGTATTCTTCAATTTCCATTCCTAAAGATGTGAATGTTTGGTCTAAAAAAGGACATTAATTCTACCTAGATTGGCAGAAGAACACTCTGAAGATCTCCTTCCAGAGAAAGCAAATATAGAGTAGAGAAAGATGATTAGAGGCACAAGGCAATAAGTTATTGGCAATCTAGTCTTATCGAAATGCATTCAATTCATATACCAAAATCATTAGTCATGACAAAGAGCTCATTATAGAAACTGGAGCAATAAAACAAGGCAAATCAGAAAAAAAGAAGGCTCTAATAGGAGGAAGGCTGATTAAATTACCTCGCCGTATACTTGGCGCGTTCGGCCTCGTCCCATGCCATGGCTCGTGCTTCCAGAGAATCAGGTTCCTCACTTGTTCTGCACCCTTATTTTCAGATATCTTGCTGGCATCTAATTCACCCTCCCCTCTAGTAGGCCATCCATTCCCACTAGCCTTACCAAAGAGCACTGACTCACTATTCCTCTCCAAATTCCTCATACCTGCTTGGTAGCTCTCATGGGCTTGGGTGCCTTGTCTGCTCCTCCCTGGGGTGGATGATCTAGAAGAAATGGGACTCCTCAACACAGGAGTAGTAGCTCTAAGTGGTGTACCAGTCCTGGAGGGCTCTTTGCTAGCTATGGGGGTCATCTCTGTGCCCATATCCCTCACACTAACTGATCTTACTTCCATGGATGACTCCTCAACCGGCTTCCTGATCCTCCAGAATGACTCACTGCAATCTATCTTTTTTGTTTCTCCTTCATCTTGAGTAGGAACTGCCAGTGCTGCATCATCCTCCAATGCTCCATCTGCACTGCTGCAGGAATCCCTTCCCTTCGGAGGCATCGGACCGAGAAGCCTTCTATCATCGGCATTCGAGTTCCGGGGCTTGCTCTTGCTGTGACAGTGATCACCTCCACCAGATAATCCAACCAGCCACTTCTGGGCATCATCCCATTTTGAAGGGGTTGGCTTGGATCTAGAACCTAAGATCTTGCGATGTTGACGAGCCTTATTAGTTGCATTTCCATTGTGGAACTCAAAGTTATATGAGTTACTGCTGGGAATGTCCTGAGCTAATCCATTGCTGTAACACCCCTTATCATCCACAGGCCTCATTCTCTcagtatgagaaaaaaaaaggccTTCCTAATCCAATGACTGAACAAACAAGCTCAAATCTAAGCTATTGAAACACTTTTCCGGACCATGAACTAATCCAGGGAGCAGTTACTGAAACTTAGAACTGCAGCTAAATCCAAGTAGCATAAAGCACTAGAGCGCTTGCAGACCTTTGGTAGAAGATTGATGAAATGACCTTGTATTGGCTAAACTGCAGGAAGAgtagtaatagtatatcaaatATCGTGAAATCTGGACCTATAAACCATCACAAATCTCTGGCAAGCTTTTTTCACCAACTAGACCTCAAAGGAAAGAAACCAAGAAAAATGGCTTTACCAAAGAAATCTTTCTGTACCAGATTCAAAATCTGAAAGGCCTCAAACCATGGGAAAATATCTAAAGTTTCAAAGGAGAAGTGTTCTTCCAAATATCTTCGAAGCTAAATGTATGATCTCCTATTCTTCCCTTCTTTCCCTCAACCAAGAGGCAGTCTGGTGAAATCTTACCGAAAAGCAGATCTTCCTACTGCGGCAAGTCAACTCTAGCACAGACTCCAAAAACATACAGTCATGATCTCACCTTGGTATCTAAAAGACTGCAGCAAGTCATTTGAGGCTAAAGCCAAAGTGGAACACAAAACCCAGCTGGTTTTTTATCCTTTTCTGACTCAAAATAAAACCCCCTGAGTGCCCCTTTGTCCTCAGtcagaaaaaaaagggagatgaTGCTTAGTCTAGGATCAGCTTCAGCACAAAGCCCACATGGTTTCCACGGGAGAAAGCTCAACCCTCAGTGTTCATAGGACCACAAACCCACCAACCCACTGGTTTTTTTATGAACCTCAGAgacaaaaaagaagaggaaaaaaaaaaaggaacacaagaaaaagatagagagggagagagtGGTCAAGATCTGGTGGTTTTAGAGAGGACAAAGTACGCAGAGAAAAGAGGCATGATGGTTTGTGTGGGAGAGAACACAAGGAATGGAAATGGAGGTGGCTGCAATGGAGTGGTGAAAAGATGGTATTACACCACCTTGGAAATGGTAGCCTTTCTCCCCTATAAGAAAGATGATGATGCAATGCAGTAGCCGCTCGTGGGTGAAGGAGAATCCCTGGGAATTGAGTTGCAACGAGACGCAGAAAAAAATTATTCCGACTCTGCAAACTATGTTGGCTCTGGTCCCCATTCATTAGTCAGTACGCAATATTATATACATAGGAGCTTGTTAGTTGAGGTAACTCGCTTAGAATTATATGCTATACTAAGTGTACACACAAtatcttttgataaaaaaaaaaaaaattataatttggcGTTTcgaaataattaagctcaaagtaAAATTTCAGAatttcattgtaaaaatttttCAACTTTAGAAAAGTCCAAGtagttaaaaattataaaataatgataataaATATGAGATTATTAAATTACTAGTATACTTATTTATGTCATAGCAAAAGAAACCAGCTGGTTACAGAATATGGGATCACTGTGTTGTAATTCATAAAAAATGTTTTGCATTTGGTTATCTAGACtattgatatcatctaatcaaggAAACATAAATGTCAATAAAAATAGGAAACTTAAGATATATATTAGTCGATTTGAAAATAGGAAAATGAATATGTGGATCACAGAATATTATAACCTCAATTCATAATTAGTCATGAGTAATATGTGAATGATCATGAAGCCCATGAACATCTAATGAGTATTTTATAATTCTGGATTAATTTCTTTATCAAGACTAATTTGAAATCACTCGGACAACAATAAACTCGGCTACTGGAGAACTTACCAATAACCCAGTGAATTATTTCTACCATATTATGGGAAAGACGAACATCGCATTAGGTTTACCGCGAGTGAGTGCAGTGGtggtaatatttttaaattttggttGGATCTTTTTAACGGCTACTGCTATTTTCAGTAGCTTTTCGTAGGAGGCCTTGGGCGGGGACACGTGGAAGCATACAATTGGTGATCCTGCCCTGCTAATGATGACAGGTGTCGTCACGTGAGGGAGGGTGGTGGAGACAGCCTCGTCAGTGAATCACGTGGGCATTGTGGGTTTTGGATGGCTTAGTGGGTTGGTTCTGGGAATCTGAGGTGGTGAGAGCATGAAGTCATTAACTACATTATTATTCAAAGAAATGATATCACTAAAACAATAATAACATCATCAAATTCTATTTtattacaaaataattttatcaaaataagaCTAAAGTAGGGAATAAGACAGGACAGAAAATGGAAAAAATTACTGGAAATAAATTTTGCTGCTATTTTTAGTAatgttttattttaatttagaggGATGAGAtagtgatttaaaaaaaaaaaggaatcaaaAAAGTGCTATCCTATgtccttttttttccttccccAACTCCATGTGAAGCAGTGGCATTTGATAGAGTTGGATTGAATGCATCCAAGAAAAtgattctatttattttttatttatttcaaatgaTCTTACAACCAAGTAAGATCTaaagtgttttttttttcttttgcaagcATGAGAAAGTTCATAAAAAGTTTGCATGGGATTGGTAATGCTTCAGACCAAATTGGATGGTCAGTAGGGAGTTAATGGGTGAAGTCCAGAAGGATCATGTTAGCATTGTTTGACCAAGTCTTCCTTTGTGGTATTTTAAGAAGTCCTAGATTGTCAGTGACTTAATTTAGTTACATGGAATGCATGATACTGAGCTTATTTTGCACAGTGCCAGGTCATGCtttatttctcttttctttttataagaaGAATTTGCTTACATTGGAGGAATGTAATATAGAGTAGAAGATGCAGTCCAAAGACTACATGTGAGCATATGTCGAGTTTTCGGTGAAGACTCTTTTCAAATAAAATGCATGCACATGCAAATGTTGGCCCCAATCTGAACATGAATATAAAGCATGCCATATTACCCAAAGCATGACTATAACAAGTCTTGTACCCACAATGACATTTCTCCATGTAAATTTTCCTACATTGGCGAAAGTGGCAGAGgagaatgaaagaaaagaagTCCACATGATGTAGGACTTAATCTTGAGGTAGCAATCTTTTTGAGTTAGCTTCTTTTTGAGTTAGCTTGCATGTAGCTATGATACATGGAAACTAGTACATGTTAATTAGGGTTTTCGCCGGTAAAATAGAGATGTCGATGATATAGAAATATATTGAATATTTTCTTTGCAGAACACCCAACTGCACACTCTTTTCTTGGCATGAACAGCCCCACAAAATATGGTTCCCTAGGTCAACAGAATTGTGGGTTAGGCTTTATGAAAAAtagtaatcaaattaaattataagagGAAAGCACATGCATGCATCATGGGCCATGCACAAGGGGCTCTCATGACACTTCTTATTGACCCACATTATTGAAGATCTAACAACCTTTTCATGTTCCTCCTTTTCATTCAGCCACATCTGCCAATGTTAGATGTCTAACTATTATTATCATAGCCTACATGGCAAATTCAATTTTCGATATCCAAACTTCATAGAGGAAAATCATTTTTGTAAaagtatcttaatttttttcactTTCCAATGTAGATAGTATGGCCACTATTTAATTCGCTTTAGGCGAATAACGCAAAATTAGCATCCTTTAAGCAATTATTACATAAAGTATATAACCAACGATGAAATGGTACCACGATAACATGACAATCATTGTGATTGCATGAACCGAAGTTAGTCATCATCATGGATCAAATACATCCAAGATTCACTAGTACAGACtttctctatcattaatggacCACAATCAATTTACATAGTTCATGTCCAACAAATGCATGAGCAGAAGTAAATCAACAAAAGGGTATCCTAAAAGTTCTAGCAATGGATGCTCTTAATTAACATCTAGGGACCAGTGATGATCTTTGGATGGTGATGGTTAGAAGAGATATGAAAGCAACACTCCCTTGGGGGAAGGCCGTTGCATCCAGCAAGGATGCCTTTGTTTGTTGTGGTTTACAGGAAGCCAATTCCTCAGAGGTGGCCCAGAGGAACTCAAGGATAGAATAAGTGCTATCTTGTCTTGCCCATTGGTCTCTGGTTCCCACATGCTTCCCAAATCCCGTCATGGAATCTGCTTCACTACAAAGACAATTCTTTCCAGGTGGTCCAGGTACATCCTTGACATAAAAAAGGACATAATGTCCATGCACATTCATAATGCATGTATTCCCTTCATGCTTGTGGTCCTTCCAATCTACCCTACTAAGAATGAATGATTGTGGATATATTACAAGTCTAAGTTCCATTTTCCATttcattggcttaatttgattgagtagagAGAGGATACATATTTATTACATGTTCAATGCACTGAAGTACTATAACTGGTTCATGTTTAACTCTCATTATTTTCAGGGGGACACACATTGATGATGGTTAAAAGCGGAGATAGTTAACACCTTATCCTTCCATTTCCATTGTCGGATTGGTAGAATATGaagttgaaacataatctatGGAACTAGCAACATGCAAAGGAATACATTATACATGTTTGAGAAGCAACCAAGAAACAAAagcaaattttcttttttttttttctttcctttgaaAGAAGTTGACATACTATTTCTTTTGCTAGAGGCAATGAATAAGTTTATGGAATGCGAAATGGAAATCAATAATTAAAGACAAATTCTATAGCATGCATACTGCAATTTCCTGATGTCTCAATAGTCAATCTCACAGGCTAGATTAACAGCAAACCGGGTTTTGCCTACCACATGCATGTTCTTATAATTTTAGCTGAAGTCTTCTATCAATGATGCATGTGAGCTTTTGGCAGCAGTTTGTTTGCTAGTCTCTATGACTTTGATAAAGGTAAATAAAGTGTCATGCATCTTTGTGTCTATTTGTATGTTTTTTCCTAGGAGGTAAATATTTTCTAGTGTTCAACTAGAAGGGCACTGAAGGGAACTATAGGAAAAAGTTGAATTGTTTAGGATTGTACACGTGATCCTACAGGATGGGTTTGGTATAGCATGAGAGGTCTGTGTGTTGCTTAATACCTACCTTCCAGAGTATCATATATGTTAGGAGTGTCAtatgactctctctctctctctctctctctgaggatGAGGGTGAGACCCCACCTATGATTCTGATATCAAGACTCAAAATTTAGATGTGGTACAACACTGCTGTTTAAACCTTGTTTTTCCAATTCCACTATCCATTGCATGCTTGCAATATCTAAGGGTGATGAAAGTAATAAACCCTTGGGAAGGATATTGATGTCTTATAGACAGGCTTCAAGGCATCATTTAGGCTTCGTAAGCTTGTTAATTAGTTCAAATATTGACTGCATTATACTTTCTTACCGTATGTGAGCCGCTGCAAAACCTGCTTCCCAGATATAGTTACATCTAGCTAGCTAGTATGACATACTCAGTAAAGAACTTAAGATGGTGGCTTTTGTTTGTGGCTAATTCTGTTATGTGATTACTGATGGATTGGATGGAAAGAAAGATCCCAGTCTTTTTATTAGGGGTAGGATAGCTAGATAAATTAGGCCTCATCATGTCAAGTGGAAACTGGAGGAGATAAGTATCAAATGTAAGGAGATATATATGGAAAATTCTTTATGTGCAAAGATTTGTAGACTGTTATCTAGGCTGATCATTGACCTAAGCATCCTATTAACCTGAGGGTGCAAGCCAGTGTAGTTGGTAATTATAGTCTTTAGAGATTATATATTATCATGGGGTCTACCCATCCTAGTTCTCATTAAAAGAAAATAATGCATCTTAGACTTCTAATGGACACAAGAAGGCAATCATAAATCGCTCGGCATCACAGTTTAGCCTCAGTGGTTGCTACCTCCACTGGTTAGAAGAGACCAGGGCTCAAATTCGTGGTGTTGTAGACATTAGGTGGAGTGAAACAGCATGAGTGTTTGTGCTCAGGCTAGTGTGGAGCTTCTTCTGTATCTGACCTTGAAGCTTAATTCCTTCATATAAAAAAGAAGGGACTATAATAGAACCGAGACATTACAACATCATCAATCTATGAAGTAACATCATAATTGGTCCTAAACTTAGATGGAACTCAGCTAAAACA from Elaeis guineensis isolate ETL-2024a chromosome 9, EG11, whole genome shotgun sequence includes these protein-coding regions:
- the LOC105051375 gene encoding LOW QUALITY PROTEIN: uncharacterized protein (The sequence of the model RefSeq protein was modified relative to this genomic sequence to represent the inferred CDS: inserted 1 base in 1 codon); the encoded protein is MRPVDDKGCYSNGLAQDIPSSNSYNFEFHNGNATNKARQHRKILGSRSKPTPSKWDDAQKWLVGLSGGGDHCHSKSKPRNSNADDRRLLGPMPPKGRDSCSSADGALEDDAALAVPTQDEGETKKIDCSESFWRIRKPVEESSMEVRSVSVRDMGTEMTPIASKEPSRTGTPLRATTPVLRSPISSRSSTPGRSRQGTQAHESYQAGMRNLERNSESVLFGKASGNGWPTRGEGELDASKISENKGAEQVRXPDSLEARAMAWDEAERAKYTARYKREEVKIQAWENHEKRKAEMEIRRMELKAERMKSRAQEKLANKLAATRRIAEEKRASAEAKLNERAARTSERADYIRRTGRLPSSFFSFKLPSLCG